One Bacillota bacterium genomic window carries:
- a CDS encoding ATP-grasp domain-containing protein, with translation MRATRSVFLTDAQQRKTLAAVRSLGRKGIYIGAGEETRMATALFSKYCRRSLVYPSPRRYPEGFLKSLLKFLRANPFEVVFPMDDEALLHIARHKEEFESLTRIPIPGHATLLLARDKAKTLELAREAGLVCPRTMTPHSLEDEELKELANSLDFPVVIKPRESSGSRGICYVFSKEDLIPVYHQVHNNYPFPMIQEYVPPGEKYDVCLLFNPNSVVRAAFVQKELREYPLTGGPSTLQESVKRPELVNMAVALMQRIGWYGVCEVEFMIDPRDGRPMFMEVNPRFWASLQMAIDCGVDFPYLLYRMAMDGDVEPVFEYEVGLRCRWLLPGDILHFLANPKRWEMKPGFFNFWDPKTKDDIISLSDPGPTLGFFLACCRYIFDPVMWRFVVTRR, from the coding sequence GTGCGAGCAACGAGAAGTGTATTTCTTACAGACGCTCAACAGCGTAAGACTCTGGCTGCAGTGCGTTCCCTGGGGAGGAAAGGGATATACATCGGTGCTGGTGAAGAGACCAGAATGGCCACAGCCCTATTCTCCAAATATTGCCGTAGATCTCTGGTCTATCCCTCCCCACGTCGCTATCCGGAAGGATTTCTGAAGAGTCTTCTCAAATTCTTACGTGCCAACCCTTTCGAGGTAGTCTTCCCCATGGATGACGAGGCATTATTACACATTGCTAGACATAAGGAGGAATTCGAATCACTCACCCGGATTCCAATACCAGGCCACGCTACGCTCCTCCTCGCAAGGGACAAGGCCAAGACACTGGAGCTGGCAAGAGAGGCGGGTCTTGTATGCCCTCGAACGATGACACCTCACAGCCTTGAGGATGAGGAACTAAAAGAACTGGCCAACAGCCTGGATTTCCCTGTAGTTATAAAGCCCAGGGAAAGCTCGGGCTCCAGGGGGATATGCTATGTATTCTCAAAGGAGGATCTGATCCCTGTTTATCATCAGGTACATAACAACTACCCGTTTCCCATGATACAGGAATATGTGCCCCCGGGTGAAAAGTACGATGTGTGCCTGCTTTTTAACCCTAATTCAGTGGTGCGGGCGGCTTTTGTCCAAAAGGAGCTGCGGGAATATCCACTAACAGGGGGACCAAGCACCCTACAGGAAAGCGTGAAACGTCCTGAGCTGGTGAATATGGCCGTGGCACTGATGCAGCGTATAGGGTGGTACGGGGTTTGTGAGGTGGAATTTATGATTGATCCGCGGGATGGCCGGCCAATGTTTATGGAAGTAAATCCGAGGTTTTGGGCATCTCTTCAGATGGCTATTGACTGCGGGGTTGATTTTCCATATCTGCTTTACCGGATGGCTATGGATGGCGACGTGGAGCCAGTCTTTGAGTATGAAGTAGGACTCCGGTGCCGGTGGCTGCTTCCTGGGGACATACTTCATTTTCTTGCCAACCCAAAACGGTGGGAGATGAAGCCGGGATTCTTCAACTTTTGGGATCCTAAAACCAAAGATGATATTATTTCTCTAAGCGACCCGGGACCCACCCTCGGGTTTTTCCTGGCGTGTTGTAGGTATATCTTTGATCCCGTGATGTGGAGATTTGTGGTAACCCGTAGATAG
- a CDS encoding glycosyltransferase family 2 protein, whose amino-acid sequence MSLREGVLEKKVLVMPQFNEARTVVEVLNRAYRYVDIIVVVDDGSTDTSYGLIEAWMRDKEKVCLIRLGKNRGMSGALLAGFCYVYGLLEKGMVDPEDIVINIDADGQHRAEEIPSAIEFMKRHGYDIVLTRRDLSGYPRLKQIGNWGLSLWASFLGGVKYHDVECGFRFMGAAVIPHLLKYFTGRRYGCAQEIGIITALLDFKINNELPTRINYYREGARVRDGLTNLGMGLLAFLRVKLGIRNDLSKLLRRVFRDAFVWDPGIEGAPVVDSLESPRSAIS is encoded by the coding sequence ATGAGCTTGAGGGAAGGGGTTTTGGAGAAAAAGGTCTTGGTAATGCCCCAGTTTAATGAGGCTAGAACCGTCGTAGAAGTGCTCAACCGGGCCTACAGGTATGTGGATATCATTGTGGTCGTGGATGATGGCTCTACGGATACGTCCTATGGTCTTATCGAGGCGTGGATGCGAGATAAAGAGAAGGTTTGTCTAATTCGCCTCGGAAAGAATAGAGGTATGTCGGGGGCCCTCCTTGCGGGTTTCTGCTATGTCTATGGGCTTCTTGAGAAAGGCATGGTGGATCCAGAGGATATCGTGATTAACATCGATGCGGATGGCCAACACCGCGCTGAGGAGATCCCGTCAGCGATTGAATTCATGAAGAGACATGGCTATGATATCGTGCTCACCAGAAGGGACCTTTCTGGCTATCCACGGCTGAAACAAATAGGTAATTGGGGTCTCTCTCTTTGGGCAAGTTTCTTGGGGGGCGTAAAGTACCATGACGTGGAATGTGGGTTCAGGTTCATGGGGGCTGCGGTAATCCCTCACCTCCTTAAGTATTTTACGGGCCGCCGATATGGCTGCGCCCAGGAGATCGGCATTATTACAGCACTCCTGGATTTCAAGATTAACAACGAATTGCCCACGCGTATAAATTACTACCGTGAAGGCGCAAGGGTGAGGGATGGCCTTACTAATCTGGGGATGGGATTGCTTGCCTTTTTACGCGTAAAGCTTGGCATTCGAAATGACCTGTCGAAGCTATTGAGGAGGGTATTCAGGGATGCTTTTGTGTGGGACCCCGGGATAGAAGGTGCCCCTGTCGTTGATTCTCTAGAGTCTCCGAGATCTGCTATTTCATGA
- the pelF gene encoding GT4 family glycosyltransferase PelF: MSKSIKVMLATEGTYPFHRGGVSTWCDILIKCLSSVDFVVYSILMNPFVRQKFELPPRCKLVKVPLWGTEEPSEHLTDIPFSQVYLAKRRTNEEVVREHFLPLFRDMVEEILSPLKSGKKLGRTLHEMYRYFREYDYHRTLKSQILWDAFKQMIIVRAQQGQDGLEMPNIFDLIQSMGWIYRFFIVLNTPVPRVDVAHSAAAAICGIPCVLAKLESGTPFLLTEHGVYLREQYISVARQNMSSYSKNFLINLVTSVVKVSYDLADQVSPVCAYNSRWEREMGVPQERIKVIYNGVDPAVFAKTPPVLTPRSNPTVVTVARVDPIKDMETLIRAAAIVREHIPDVRFIIYGSVSVPSYYEKCLNLRESLGLKETVIFAGHTDDVVSAYRSGDVVALSSISEAFPYSVIEAMMSGKAVVATDVGGVKEALEGCGLLVRPRKPEDLAAALIKLLLDDKLRATLADEARNKALTYFSISRAIDLYLESYMTLYERQGARMLVVDLRRWQVLYAQRGYAFAEAGMWQKAIGQFRQAIEVDVNSPAVPVLLVEISRAYNELGLFPQAINELEKAEAMASVLERGLVA; encoded by the coding sequence TTGTCCAAGAGTATCAAGGTGATGCTGGCCACGGAAGGGACTTATCCATTTCATAGGGGAGGGGTTAGCACCTGGTGTGATATTTTGATCAAGTGTCTCTCCTCCGTAGACTTCGTGGTTTATAGCATCCTGATGAACCCTTTTGTCCGACAGAAATTTGAACTCCCTCCCAGATGCAAGCTGGTTAAGGTGCCTTTATGGGGCACCGAGGAGCCGAGCGAGCATCTTACAGATATCCCATTCTCCCAGGTGTATCTGGCCAAGCGCCGGACAAATGAGGAGGTGGTGAGGGAGCATTTCTTGCCACTCTTCAGGGATATGGTGGAGGAGATTCTCTCGCCCCTTAAGAGCGGTAAGAAATTGGGCCGGACACTGCATGAGATGTACAGGTATTTCCGTGAGTACGACTACCATCGCACACTCAAGTCCCAGATTCTCTGGGATGCCTTTAAGCAAATGATAATCGTAAGGGCACAGCAAGGCCAGGACGGGCTTGAAATGCCCAATATCTTCGACCTCATCCAGAGCATGGGGTGGATTTATCGTTTTTTTATAGTGCTCAACACCCCTGTGCCTAGGGTGGATGTGGCTCATTCGGCGGCTGCCGCCATTTGTGGTATACCCTGCGTGCTCGCTAAGCTCGAAAGCGGCACGCCCTTCCTTTTGACGGAACACGGCGTGTACCTCCGCGAGCAGTACATATCGGTGGCGCGGCAAAACATGTCTTCATACAGCAAAAACTTCCTGATCAATCTTGTAACTTCCGTGGTCAAAGTGAGTTATGATCTCGCTGACCAGGTATCGCCGGTCTGTGCCTATAATAGCCGCTGGGAACGGGAGATGGGTGTTCCACAGGAACGGATCAAGGTGATATATAACGGCGTAGACCCGGCGGTGTTTGCAAAGACGCCTCCGGTTTTGACCCCGAGGTCGAATCCTACGGTAGTCACGGTGGCTCGTGTGGACCCCATAAAAGATATGGAGACGCTGATTCGAGCAGCGGCCATTGTCCGGGAGCATATTCCGGATGTCCGCTTTATAATATATGGAAGCGTAAGTGTTCCCTCGTACTACGAGAAATGCCTTAACCTCAGAGAGTCGCTAGGGCTCAAGGAGACGGTGATATTCGCGGGCCATACCGATGATGTAGTCTCGGCTTACAGGTCTGGTGATGTGGTAGCCCTTTCCAGCATCTCAGAGGCGTTCCCCTACTCGGTTATCGAGGCGATGATGTCAGGAAAGGCTGTGGTGGCTACCGATGTGGGCGGGGTCAAGGAGGCACTGGAAGGCTGCGGCCTCCTGGTGAGGCCCCGTAAGCCCGAGGACCTGGCAGCCGCCTTGATAAAGCTTCTGCTGGACGACAAATTAAGGGCTACGCTGGCTGATGAAGCGCGTAATAAGGCTTTAACCTATTTTTCTATTTCAAGGGCAATAGATCTCTATCTCGAGTCCTATATGACGCTTTACGAGCGTCAGGGTGCCAGAATGCTTGTGGTTGACCTCCGGAGGTGGCAGGTGCTGTATGCCCAGAGGGGTTATGCTTTTGCGGAGGCAGGCATGTGGCAAAAGGCCATAGGTCAGTTTCGTCAGGCTATCGAGGTAGACGTTAATAGTCCCGCCGTTCCCGTATTGCTTGTTGAGATATCTCGAGCATATAATGAGTTGGGGCTATTCCCACAAGCCATTAACGAGTTGGAGAAGGCGGAGGCCATGGCATCAGTTCTTGAAAGAGGTCTTGTCGCGTAA
- the coaBC gene encoding bifunctional phosphopantothenoylcysteine decarboxylase/phosphopantothenate--cysteine ligase CoaBC, whose amino-acid sequence MDVVINSASAGGGREAGGSTRSITSSISGKVVVLGVTGGIAAYKAAELVRRLVKLEAEVHVIMTEAAQRFVSPLTFRTLSLNPVITDMFSEPGAWNVMHISLARKADIMVVAPATANCVGKIASGIADDMLTTTIMATATRAPVLLAPSMNTQMFLNPVVQGNLRKLADLGYIIMEPAKGDLACGDVGKGRMPEPGEILERICHILSNSSPGGRARDLDGIRVLITAGPTQEALDPVRYITNRSSGKMGYALAQAARDRGARVCLISGPTCLPEPGGVDFVRVRSAQEMFEAVMARFEGSDVVIKAAAVADYRPARVSEQKIKKGDGPLVLELERTPDILGELGRRKGGRLLVGFAAETRDVVESARDKLARKNLDMIIANDVSKEDAGFNAETNAVTIIKKDGSIEEVPLLPKRQVAERVLDAVAQLMRARSKPIST is encoded by the coding sequence ATGGATGTTGTCATAAATAGCGCCAGCGCGGGCGGCGGCAGGGAGGCCGGCGGCTCCACCAGATCTATCACCAGCTCTATCAGCGGGAAGGTCGTAGTCCTGGGCGTTACCGGCGGGATAGCCGCGTACAAGGCCGCGGAGCTGGTGCGCAGGCTCGTAAAGCTCGAGGCCGAGGTTCACGTCATCATGACGGAGGCTGCACAGAGATTTGTATCGCCGCTCACCTTCAGGACCCTTTCACTGAACCCCGTGATAACCGACATGTTCAGTGAGCCGGGCGCTTGGAACGTCATGCACATCTCCCTCGCCCGGAAGGCTGACATCATGGTGGTCGCGCCTGCTACGGCCAACTGTGTCGGGAAGATCGCGTCGGGGATCGCCGATGATATGCTCACGACGACCATTATGGCCACGGCGACGCGGGCGCCTGTGCTCCTGGCGCCATCCATGAATACCCAGATGTTCCTGAATCCGGTCGTTCAGGGCAATCTCAGGAAGCTCGCAGACCTCGGCTATATCATCATGGAGCCGGCGAAGGGCGACCTCGCGTGCGGCGACGTAGGCAAGGGGAGGATGCCCGAGCCCGGCGAGATTCTCGAGAGGATCTGTCACATCCTGTCGAATAGCTCGCCCGGCGGGCGGGCTCGCGACCTGGATGGCATCAGGGTCCTCATCACCGCAGGCCCGACCCAGGAGGCGCTGGACCCTGTTAGGTACATTACCAACAGGTCGTCGGGTAAGATGGGATACGCCCTGGCCCAAGCCGCGCGCGACAGGGGAGCCAGGGTGTGTCTCATAAGCGGCCCGACTTGCCTGCCCGAGCCGGGCGGCGTGGATTTCGTGCGCGTGCGTTCAGCCCAGGAGATGTTTGAGGCCGTGATGGCCAGGTTTGAGGGCTCCGATGTCGTGATCAAGGCGGCCGCCGTCGCCGACTACAGGCCGGCCCGGGTGTCTGAGCAGAAGATCAAGAAGGGCGACGGGCCCCTGGTCCTGGAGCTGGAAAGGACCCCGGATATCCTGGGCGAGCTCGGCAGGCGAAAGGGCGGCAGGCTCCTGGTTGGCTTTGCGGCTGAGACCCGGGATGTGGTGGAGTCTGCCAGGGATAAGCTCGCCCGCAAGAACTTGGATATGATCATCGCAAACGATGTCTCGAAGGAAGATGCGGGCTTCAACGCTGAAACCAACGCCGTAACTATCATTAAGAAGGATGGGTCCATCGAGGAGGTGCCCCTCTTACCGAAGCGACAGGTTGCGGAGAGGGTGCTCGACGCCGTGGCGCAGCTTATGCGGGCGAGATCTAAGCCAATTAGTACATAG
- a CDS encoding type IV pilus twitching motility protein PilT produces the protein MDKLLEIAVRHDASDLHLTTGVPPMLRVAGRLVPVDGARPLSFEDAENLTSGIMPEEARARFREKGEVDFSYGIHGVGRFRVNIYRQRGAAAAAIRVIPWRILGIEELGLPPVVKDLCQMNRGFILVTGPTGSGRSTTLAAMIDFINSQRSCHIVTLEDPIEYLYRHGKSIVNQREIGSDSQSFAAGLRAALREDPDVIMVGEMRDLETISTAIMAAETGHLVFAALHTGDSVQTIDRIIDVFPPYQQQQVRIQLAGTLVAIIAQQLVPRADGCGRAAAVEVMVATPAIRSLIREGKTHQIRSMIQTGARFGMQTMDSALRALQDKGIISGEEALARALDREEFRRLARLPG, from the coding sequence ATGGACAAGCTCCTCGAGATCGCCGTCCGGCACGATGCCTCGGACCTGCACCTCACAACCGGCGTCCCTCCCATGTTGCGTGTGGCGGGTCGGCTCGTCCCGGTCGATGGCGCCAGGCCTCTCTCCTTTGAGGATGCAGAGAATCTGACATCGGGCATCATGCCCGAGGAGGCGCGAGCCAGGTTCCGCGAAAAAGGCGAGGTAGACTTCTCCTACGGAATACACGGCGTGGGCAGGTTCCGCGTGAATATCTACCGCCAGCGCGGCGCGGCGGCCGCGGCCATACGGGTAATTCCCTGGCGAATTCTCGGGATAGAGGAGCTGGGGCTCCCACCGGTCGTAAAGGACCTGTGCCAGATGAACCGTGGCTTCATTCTCGTCACGGGCCCGACGGGCAGCGGGAGGTCCACGACCCTTGCAGCCATGATAGATTTCATAAATTCCCAGAGGAGCTGCCATATAGTTACGCTCGAGGATCCCATCGAATATCTGTACCGGCATGGCAAGTCCATAGTAAACCAGCGCGAGATCGGCTCGGACTCGCAGTCCTTTGCGGCCGGCCTGAGAGCCGCCCTTCGCGAGGATCCTGATGTCATAATGGTCGGGGAGATGCGGGATCTCGAGACGATCAGCACCGCCATCATGGCGGCAGAGACCGGTCATCTCGTCTTTGCCGCCCTTCACACGGGCGATAGCGTGCAGACGATCGATAGGATCATTGATGTATTCCCACCTTACCAGCAGCAACAGGTTCGCATCCAGTTGGCTGGGACCCTTGTGGCCATAATAGCGCAGCAGCTCGTGCCGCGCGCTGACGGCTGTGGGCGAGCGGCGGCGGTTGAGGTCATGGTGGCTACGCCTGCCATACGAAGCCTTATCCGCGAGGGGAAGACCCACCAGATAAGGTCGATGATCCAGACGGGGGCGAGGTTTGGCATGCAAACGATGGACTCGGCCCTGAGGGCGTTGCAGGACAAGGGGATAATCAGCGGTGAGGAGGCGCTTGCGCGGGCGCTGGACAGGGAGGAATTCCGCCGGCTCGCCAGGCTTCCAGGCTGA